A single Cyprinus carpio isolate SPL01 chromosome A6, ASM1834038v1, whole genome shotgun sequence DNA region contains:
- the LOC109047938 gene encoding caveolin-3-like produces MADQYNTNEEKILKDSHTKEIDLINRDPKQINEDVVKVDFEDVIAEPDGTHSMDGVWKVSYTTFTVSKYWCYRVLSAIFGIPVALLWGFCFACISFCHIWAVMPCIKSYLIETQCLSRIYSLCIHTFCDPLFEALGKIFSSVRVALRKEV; encoded by the exons ATGGCGGACCAGTATAACACCAATGAGGAGAAAATTCTGAAAGATAGTCACACCAAGGAGATTGATTTGATCAACAGGGACCCTAAGCAGATCAATGAAGATGTTGTCAA ggTGGATTTTGAGGATGTGATAGCTGAGCCCGACGGCACTCACAGTATGGATGGAGTGTGGAAGGTCAGCTACACCACCTTCACCGTCTCCAAGTACTGGTGCTACCGTGTGCTGTCTGCCATCTTTGGCATCCCAGTGGCGCTGCTGTGGGGCTTCTGTTTTGCCTGCATCTCCTTCTGTCACATCTGGGCAGTCATGCCCTGCATTAAGAGCTATCTGATCGAGACCCAGTGCCTGAGTCGAATCTACTCTCTCTGCATCCATACCTTCTGTGACCCCTTGTTTGAAGCTCTAGGGAAAATTTTCAGCAGTGTACGGGTGGCATTACGCAAAGAGGTTTAG
- the LOC109081482 gene encoding caveolin-2-like has product MSHLGVSDFISYWEDALQSCSQCVHRKPLRQSHKHILMLLHRMDQGAPLKEISIDMEINEEEEEEEEVFSLLDQREINPNDAPGVTEAQTNGQDSSSPHINTKALIKDRDPKGINKCLKVTFEDVLAEPASVRSFDKVWLWSHALFEVSRLWVYRIVSLLLAVPVALAAGLLFAVLSCLHIWLIVPSVQLLVINLHWIKVVWHNLLKIAISPFFRSFGKCCGFIRIGLENINRISELKKQL; this is encoded by the exons ATGTCCCATCTTGGTGTAAGTGATTTCATCTCTTACTGGGAAGATGCTTTGCAATCTTGTTCTCAGTGTGTCCACAGAAAGCCTTTAAGacagtcacacaaacacatactcatGCTACTGCACAGAATGGACCAGGGAGCACCTCTGAAGGAAATCTCAATAGACATGGAGAtaaatgaggaggaggaggaggaggaggaggtgttTTCACTCTTGGATCAGCGTGAAATTAATCCAAATGATGCTCCTGGTGTTACAGAAGCGCAAACAAACGGACAGGATTCATCGTCTCCTCACATTAACACAAAGGCTCTCATCAAGGACAGGGACCCAAAGGGAATCAACAAGTGTCTTAAG GTGACCTTTGAGGATGTGCTAGCGGAGCCTGCTTCAGTGAGAAGCTTTGATAAGGTGTGGCTGTGGAGTCATGCTCTGTTTGAAGTGTCCCGACTCTGGGTTTACCGCATCGTTTCCCTGCTGCTCGCGGTCCCCGTGGCTCTGGCTGCAGGCCTTCTCTTTGCTGTCCTCAGCTGTCTACATATTTG GCTGATAGTTCCCAGTGTGCAGCTCTTGGTCATAAACCTGCACTGGATAAAGGTGGTCTGGCATAATCTGCTGAAGATTGCAATCTCCCCCTTCTTCAGAAGTTTTGGAAAGTGCTGTGGATTCATCAGGATTGGTCTGGAAAATATTAATCGCATTTCAGAACTAAAGAAGCAGCTTTGA